A part of Pararoseomonas sp. SCSIO 73927 genomic DNA contains:
- a CDS encoding epoxide hydrolase produces MQRYEVEWSADRLDTLRQRIKSFSFPRPVPGSAWSYGMDADYLRALIDHWSDRFDMEGAARTLNRFPQFTTRIEDLDIHFIHVIREAGPNKARLPLLLTHGWPGSVFEFWQVIEPLAFPSRFGAVSDIAFDLVIPSLPGFGSSGKPIRPIGARTTARLWDRLMREQLDHGSYYAQGGDWGAGVTGWLAIDFPHSVKAIHLNLMIAAPQVPALTEAERRFQADAEEDERRWGAYYQLQATEPQSLAYAMTDNPVAQAAWLIQRFYGWSDRRTRPFDQVFSMDQLLTNAMIYVMNDAFQTSTWFYTGSEEERVKQMPAGLRVEVPTGFAAYAGDARSPNPPRSFVEQGYNLRHWSEIPQGGHFAAMEVPDLYIRNLRDWAGALDL; encoded by the coding sequence TTGCAGCGTTACGAAGTGGAATGGAGCGCCGACCGCCTCGACACGCTACGCCAGAGGATTAAGTCGTTCAGCTTCCCGCGCCCGGTGCCCGGCTCCGCCTGGAGCTACGGCATGGATGCGGACTACCTGCGCGCGCTGATCGACCACTGGTCGGACCGCTTCGACATGGAGGGCGCGGCACGGACGCTCAATCGCTTTCCACAGTTCACGACCCGGATCGAAGACCTGGACATCCACTTCATCCATGTCATCAGGGAGGCCGGTCCCAACAAGGCGCGCCTTCCTCTGCTCCTCACGCATGGCTGGCCGGGCTCGGTCTTCGAGTTCTGGCAGGTCATCGAGCCGCTCGCCTTTCCATCCCGGTTCGGAGCGGTGTCGGACATCGCTTTCGATCTCGTCATCCCATCCCTCCCCGGCTTCGGCTCGTCCGGCAAGCCGATCCGCCCAATCGGGGCGCGCACCACGGCGCGTCTCTGGGACAGGTTGATGCGGGAGCAGCTGGACCACGGGAGCTACTATGCTCAGGGCGGCGATTGGGGAGCGGGTGTAACGGGGTGGCTCGCGATCGATTTTCCGCACTCCGTGAAGGCCATTCACCTCAATCTCATGATCGCGGCCCCGCAGGTACCGGCCCTGACCGAGGCGGAGAGGCGCTTTCAGGCGGACGCGGAGGAGGATGAGCGGCGCTGGGGTGCCTACTATCAGCTGCAGGCGACCGAACCGCAGTCACTGGCCTACGCAATGACCGACAACCCCGTGGCGCAGGCGGCATGGCTGATCCAGCGCTTCTACGGGTGGTCCGATCGGCGGACCCGGCCTTTCGATCAGGTCTTCTCGATGGACCAGCTGCTCACCAATGCCATGATCTACGTCATGAACGACGCATTTCAGACCTCGACATGGTTCTACACTGGGAGTGAGGAGGAGCGCGTCAAGCAGATGCCGGCGGGCTTGCGCGTCGAGGTTCCGACCGGCTTCGCGGCCTATGCTGGGGACGCGCGCTCGCCTAATCCGCCGCGTAGCTTCGTCGAGCAGGGCTACAACTTGCGGCACTGGTCGGAAATACCGCAGGGCGGCCACTTTGCAGCCATGGAGGTTCCCGATCTCTACATTCGGAACTTGCGCGATTGGGCGGGAGCGCTGGACCTTTAA
- a CDS encoding nitroreductase family protein: protein MSNPIIDAIERRNTINLFDPSGRIGDEVIAELVSLATRAPTSFNLQNWRFIAARTPEAKARLRAVAWNQAKVEEAAVTFVVCGQVTDESVVAERLAPVVDAGIMPAAMVPGWEAAARTLYSGQPGRQRDEAIRTATFGAATLIHAATALGLGTAPMIGFEPEGVIREFGLRMDEIPVMLLAVGIARPENWPQKPRRPLSQVLELV, encoded by the coding sequence GTGAGCAATCCGATCATCGACGCCATCGAGCGGCGCAACACGATCAACCTGTTCGATCCTTCGGGCCGCATCGGCGACGAGGTGATCGCGGAGCTGGTCTCCCTGGCGACGAGAGCGCCCACCTCGTTCAATCTTCAGAACTGGCGCTTCATCGCCGCCCGCACGCCAGAGGCGAAGGCGCGGCTGCGCGCGGTGGCCTGGAACCAGGCCAAGGTGGAGGAGGCGGCGGTGACCTTCGTCGTCTGCGGCCAGGTGACGGATGAGTCCGTAGTCGCGGAGCGGCTCGCCCCCGTCGTGGACGCAGGGATCATGCCGGCCGCTATGGTTCCCGGCTGGGAGGCCGCGGCCAGGACACTGTACTCCGGGCAGCCCGGGCGACAGCGCGACGAGGCGATCCGGACGGCGACGTTCGGGGCGGCGACGCTGATCCACGCGGCCACTGCCTTGGGGCTGGGCACGGCGCCGATGATCGGTTTCGAGCCGGAAGGCGTCATCCGTGAGTTCGGCCTCCGGATGGACGAGATCCCGGTGATGCTGCTGGCCGTCGGGATCGCCAGGCCGGAGAATTGGCCACAGAAGCCGCGTCGGCCGCTCTCGCAGGTGCTGGAACTCGTCTGA
- a CDS encoding isochorismatase family protein, with amino-acid sequence MTVSLTSFITAADAALLLIDYQPQMLMGLRSDDPISVLNNAQILAKAAKLFGMPTVLTTITAESFAGPFAPEIARDVLPDIPIVDRTSINAWLDRGFVEAVAATGRRRLIIAGLWTGACATFNVLEAIARGHQAYFVSDACGDTSPQVHNRAVDRMMQAGAVPLTAQHFVYELQQDWARTETYQGVVDLLRPHSTFGQVQIPYGKWAIGNRAEGTSQSRQ; translated from the coding sequence ATGACCGTCTCTCTCACCAGTTTCATCACGGCCGCGGACGCCGCGCTCCTTCTCATCGACTACCAGCCGCAGATGCTGATGGGGTTGCGCAGCGACGACCCGATCTCCGTGCTCAACAATGCCCAGATCCTCGCCAAGGCAGCGAAGCTGTTCGGCATGCCGACGGTGCTGACGACGATCACCGCCGAATCCTTCGCGGGCCCTTTTGCCCCCGAGATCGCACGGGATGTGCTGCCCGACATTCCGATCGTGGACCGGACTTCCATTAATGCCTGGCTGGACAGAGGTTTTGTGGAGGCCGTCGCCGCAACGGGCCGGCGAAGACTTATCATTGCCGGCCTGTGGACTGGTGCCTGCGCGACCTTCAACGTGCTGGAGGCGATCGCGCGCGGCCACCAGGCGTACTTCGTGTCCGATGCCTGCGGGGACACGTCGCCGCAGGTTCATAATCGCGCCGTGGACCGCATGATGCAGGCGGGTGCGGTGCCGCTGACGGCGCAGCATTTCGTCTACGAGCTTCAGCAGGACTGGGCACGCACCGAGACCTATCAGGGCGTCGTCGACCTTCTCCGGCCGCACTCGACTTTCGGGCAGGTGCAGATCCCCTACGGCAAATGGGCGATCGGGAACCGCGCCGAGGGCACCTCTCAGTCCAGGCAGTAA
- a CDS encoding PLP-dependent aminotransferase family protein produces the protein MPRRPSPPLWNNFRLDPEAIASRQRQIVSFLQDAILEGRAPPGLRLPSSRVLAADLDVSRQTVVLAYEALIAEGFATSRRGSGLFVTDTLPEGSAPPASFPADPDLLPGRSVPVLSRRGQVLSQLTATPARREAGLLAPGVPALDLFPHAVWSRLSARFWRGCVGSSRLGYSDPAGLLALRQAIAGHLGATRGLSCSAEDIIVTAGSQQAIALAACVLLDPGDAAWVEEPAYVAGRGALAAAGARLIPVPVDRDGLVVDAGIGAAPAARLALVTPSHQYPLGVTTTLPRRLALLRWAEKANSWIVEDDYDGDYRYAGRPLRPLRALQSYGASRRVIYVGTFAKVLAPALRLGFLVAPEGLAPAFTAVRALADRHPPEPMQATLADFIGEGHLSGHLRRMRVAYAERRDALLRALEAECSDVIHWHRDGVEAGLHFPVTLNDAGRSDIAVSAAAAQLGLQTPPLTGYYMEGGRPGLVLGFAATSAGRMTDAARRLRRAILS, from the coding sequence ATGCCCCGCCGACCTTCCCCACCCCTCTGGAACAACTTCAGGCTCGATCCGGAGGCGATCGCATCACGGCAGCGGCAGATCGTCTCCTTCCTGCAGGACGCGATCCTGGAGGGCCGGGCGCCTCCGGGCCTGCGTCTGCCATCCAGCCGCGTGTTGGCCGCCGACCTCGATGTCTCTCGGCAGACCGTCGTCCTGGCCTACGAGGCCCTCATCGCCGAGGGCTTCGCGACGAGCCGTCGCGGTTCCGGCCTGTTCGTCACGGACACCCTTCCCGAGGGAAGCGCGCCTCCGGCCAGCTTCCCGGCAGATCCGGACCTTCTGCCCGGGCGGTCCGTGCCCGTGCTGTCACGGCGAGGGCAAGTCCTCTCGCAACTCACGGCCACTCCGGCGCGACGGGAGGCCGGGCTTCTGGCACCGGGCGTTCCGGCTCTCGACCTGTTTCCCCACGCCGTGTGGTCCAGGCTCTCGGCCCGGTTCTGGCGCGGTTGTGTGGGCTCCAGCCGCCTCGGCTACTCCGACCCGGCAGGCCTGCTCGCGCTGCGGCAGGCCATCGCGGGACATCTCGGCGCAACCCGCGGTCTGTCATGTTCCGCCGAGGACATCATCGTCACGGCCGGGTCTCAGCAGGCGATCGCGCTCGCCGCCTGCGTGCTCCTCGATCCCGGAGATGCAGCTTGGGTTGAGGAGCCGGCCTACGTGGCAGGACGAGGGGCTCTGGCCGCCGCAGGTGCCCGGCTGATCCCCGTTCCAGTGGATCGGGATGGGTTGGTGGTGGATGCCGGCATCGGGGCGGCGCCCGCCGCGCGGCTGGCCCTTGTCACCCCGTCGCACCAGTATCCGTTAGGCGTCACCACGACTCTGCCGCGCCGCCTCGCGCTGCTGCGCTGGGCCGAGAAGGCGAATAGCTGGATCGTGGAGGACGACTACGACGGAGACTACCGCTACGCGGGCCGTCCATTGCGCCCCTTGCGGGCCCTTCAGTCCTACGGCGCAAGCCGGCGCGTGATCTATGTCGGCACCTTCGCCAAGGTGCTGGCCCCGGCCTTGCGGCTCGGCTTTCTCGTGGCGCCCGAAGGGCTGGCACCGGCCTTCACAGCCGTCCGCGCCCTGGCCGACCGGCACCCGCCGGAGCCGATGCAGGCGACGCTGGCCGACTTCATCGGCGAAGGGCATCTCAGTGGCCACCTCCGCCGCATGCGCGTGGCCTATGCCGAGCGGCGGGATGCCCTGCTTCGGGCCCTGGAGGCCGAATGCTCCGACGTGATCCACTGGCACCGCGACGGAGTGGAAGCCGGGCTGCACTTCCCCGTCACCCTCAACGACGCGGGCCGGTCCGACATCGCGGTCAGCGCGGCGGCCGCCCAGCTCGGCCTGCAGACCCCGCCCCTGACCGGCTACTACATGGAGGGTGGGCGGCCGGGACTGGTCCTTGGCTTCGCGGCCACGTCCGCCGGCCGGATGACGGACGCCGCGCGACGTCTCAGGCGGGCGATCCTGTCATGA